The proteins below come from a single Maylandia zebra isolate NMK-2024a linkage group LG23, Mzebra_GT3a, whole genome shotgun sequence genomic window:
- the tnfaip8l1 gene encoding tumor necrosis factor alpha-induced protein 8-like protein 1, translating into MDSFSTKSLALQAQKKLMSKMATKSVASLFIDDTSSEVLDELYRVTKEYTRNRKESQKIIKNLIKMVVKLGVLYRNNQFNSEELILVENFRKKVHTLAMTAVSFHQIEFTFDRRVMSAILNDCRDLLHQAIKRHLTAKSHSRVNHVFNHFADCDFLATLYGPSEVYRGHLQRICNGINKMLDEGNL; encoded by the exons ATGGACTCCTTCAGCACCAAGAGCCTGGCCCTGCAGGCGCAGAAGAAGCTGATGAGCAAGATGGCTACCAAGAGCGTGGCCAGCCTCTTCATCGACGACACCAGCAGCGAAGTGCTGGACGAGCTGTACCGCGTCACCAAGGAGTACACCCGCAACCGCAAAGAGTCCCAGAAGATCATCAAGAACTTGATCAAGATGGTGGTGAAGCTGGGAGTGCTCTACAGAAACAACCAGTTCAACAGTGAGGAGCTGATCCTGGTGGAGAACTTCAG GAAGAAGGTCCACACTCTGGCCATGACGGCGGTCAGTTTCCACCAGATCGAGTTCACCTTTGACCGGCGCGTCATGAGCGCCATCTTGAATGATTGCCGCGACCTGCTGCACCAGGCCATCAAGCGCCACCTGACAGCCAAGAGCCACTCGCGAGTCAACCACGTCTTCAATCACTTTGCCGACTGTGACTTCCTGGCGACTCTGTACGGGCCCTCGGAGGTTTATCGCGGCCACCTGCAGAGGATCTGTAACGGGATCAATAAGATGCTCGACGAAGgcaacctctga